The DNA sequence GAACAAGCGTGGAACTTACGCATCCGGGTATTAAGTCATCTATGGTTTCCGACACCCACCCACTGAGCAATGCTCCCAACTGCTACAACATCGGAAGCTATAGAActctatttgaattttgaaagtgTCCTCAAAAATGCAAATCTTCACTTGCAGAGCTGTACATAAAAAAATTCCTATATTTGAGCTCATTCACTATCGTTTTTTTATCTAAATTGCTAATTTGTAACAGATATCAATCAGAAGATAAATCTGACATACACTGTATTTTGAGATGTCCACCATCAGTCTTAACTTAGACTATATCCCTATGAATGTTGAAGATCAAGTTGAGCTACTGCTTTCTAATTTTGCTACTTGATGAATTAAAAGGTTGGACAAAGCAGCTACAAATAGAGAGAAGTACAAGAGAGTATAAAAAAGATTGCTAATTTGTGGAAAGAAAAGAATGAAtggttatttaaataaaaagaaacaccTGCATTGAATATGGTTGCAATAACTACGAAAGCTTGTCCAAAAATTTCAGAGTACGGAGAGAAGAAGTCCCTGAACTAAtcactttactttttttttttaaatattaatattttacttCTCTTCATTTGTTAGTGAGATGTGAGAGATCTCCTTTTGCTATATGTAGTCTTATGTTGGACAGctgtatttcttttattttaaagaaatataattgtatctcttaaaaaaaaaattactgacGGCAAAAAACAGTACTTATCACATTATATATAAGTTGTGGTTATGTTTAATTTATCCAAAATATTTggtaactaaaaaaaatcaacaaaaaatagtcataatttgttttatttaatatttattaattgttacgataattaatgaatgctaaataaaataagttttcgCTTTTTTTTCTCCCTAACATTACTCTTAATTTATATTTCAACCTCCATGgtctttaaatattttgtttaactcatttatcttagaaaaaaaagggaaataaTACAGACAATGAAAAGATCCCTCTATTGCGTAAGAATAATATaacttcaaaaattttataagataactaatacaaaaaattaaagaactccatgatgaattatatagTTAGAACTAATTGATATTCATCAAGTCATAAAAGAATTCTAATTCGTAATCCCATCTACAATATTCACACGATTCAATAAGaatatcatcgtcatcatcatcatgtagTGTCCATCGTCCTTTCTTCACTCTCCACCCTTTGCATGTGTTCTTGAAGGGACACAAAGGTAATTTTGTATTTACCTTAGTAAACATTCCCTTGTTCTTCAACATTATTCTAACAAATTCTTCTACcttattccttgttcttacaacGCACTTAGACTCTCTCAAGAAACGCAAATGCCATAATCCTAATTCTACcaactttttattttgtcttGATGAACATAACAAGATTATGCCGTACACATATTTTGCTTCTTTATGACCCTCATTAGCCGCCATATCCAAAAGCTTAAGACCTTCCGCGTTCCCATTCCCTAAGCATTCTCGCAATCCTTCTCTATATAAGCTCTCTATGTTTTGATTCTCCTTGCAACGCTTCAAGAATGACAATTCTTT is a window from the Arachis hypogaea cultivar Tifrunner chromosome 1, arahy.Tifrunner.gnm2.J5K5, whole genome shotgun sequence genome containing:
- the LOC112771214 gene encoding putative F-box protein At1g67623, which codes for MRNISKNMQRPLFKKKSTSSSSSTIKSLPKDLLVKIVASVASHSFIDLHNVKKSCKDLLEAAEDNYVYRRVSLDKFSFIPRYSNDKELSFLKRCKENQNIESLYREGLRECLGNGNAEGLKLLDMAANEGHKEAKYVYGIILLCSSRQNKKLVELGLWHLRFLRESKCVVRTRNKVEEFVRIMLKNKGMFTKVNTKLPLCPFKNTCKGWRVKKGRWTLHDDDDDDILIESCEYCRWDYELEFFYDLMNIN